From one Brachypodium distachyon strain Bd21 chromosome 4, Brachypodium_distachyon_v3.0, whole genome shotgun sequence genomic stretch:
- the LOC100831374 gene encoding lysine-specific demethylase JMJ30 has product MAGGESEAERRAALLREITGEGGFAFAASAEKAAAGDLRAAEAAREMAWEQLHSGPWSEVGHAWRDAYALACLHVARLRLAAADRRAALRALDMGLIMGGNLLRADLEDAVARIVADSSDGDGAETGEEAQRWREGLDRNRDIADALKILPKKSLSCKEIERRSCISLEEFICDYFLRESPVIISGCINHWPAMTKWKDIQYLKRIAGDRTVPVEVGKSYVCNDWKQELITFSKFLERMWSTVCPSNLTYLAQHPLFEQIKELQEDIMVPDYCYAGGGELQSLNAWFGPHGTVTPLHHDPHHNILAQVLGRKYIRLYPGSVSEELYPHTETMLSNTSQVDLDNIDLKEFPRVENLDFMDCILEEGDLLYIPPKWWHYVRSLSISFSISFWWRKTLATSSAQHLIFGSTSGPGLRIQELGKPDHM; this is encoded by the exons atggccggcggcgaatcggaggcggagcggcgggCAGCGCTGCTGCGCGAGATAACGGGGGAGGGGGGCTTCGCGTTCGCGGCATcggcggagaaggcggcggcgggcgacctccgggcggcggaggcggcgcgggagatGGCGTGGGAGCAGCTCCACTCGGGGCCCTGGAGCGAGGTGGGCCACGCGTGGAGGGACGCCTACGCGCTGGCGTGCCTCCACGTCGCTCGGCTCCGCCTTGCtgccgccgaccgccgcgccgcgctccgGGCGCTCGACATGGGGCTCATCATGGGAGGGAACCTCCTCCGGGCCGACCTCGAGGACGCCGTGGCCCGGATAGTGGCTGACTCGAgtgacggcgacggcgcggagACCGGCGAAGAAGCCCAGAGGTGGAGGGAAGGGCTCGACAGGAACCGAGACATCGCCGAT GCACTCAAAATTCTTCCGAAGAAGTCTTTATCTTGTAAGGAAATCGAGAGACGATCATGCATATCTTTGGAGGAGTTTATATGTGATTACTTTTTGCGTGAGTCCCCTGTTATAATCAGTGGCTGCATCAATCATTGGCCCGCAATGACAAAATGGAAGGATATTCAGTACCTAAAGAGGATCGCAGGAGATCGGACTGTTCCTGTTGAA GTTGGAAAGAGTTATGTGTGTAATGATTGGAAGCAGGAGCTAATCACCTTTTCCAAGTTCCTTGAGAGGATGTGGTCAACTGTCTGTCCTTCAAATTTGACATATCTTGCTCAGCATCCGTTGTTTGAGCAG ATAAAAGAGCTCCAAGAAGACATAATGGTTCCTGACTACTGTTATGCTGGTGGAGGGGAACTCCAATCACTTAATGCTTGGTTTGGTCCACACGGAACAGTGACACCATTGCACCACGACCCACATCACAATATTTTAGCTCAG GTCTTGGGCAGGAAGTATATTAGACTCTATCCTGGTTCAGTATCTGAGGAATTGTACCCACACACAGAAACTATGCTAAGCAATACCAGTCAG GTAGATCTTGACAACATAGATCTGAAGGAGTTCCCAAGGGTAGAAAACCTTGATTTCATGGACTGCATATTGGAGGAGGGTGACCTGCTCTACATTCCACCAAAATGGTGGCATTATGTCAGATCACTTTCTATTAGTTTCTCCATTAGCTTTTGGTGGCGTAAAACACTTGCAACTTCAAGCGCCCAACATTTGATCTTTGGTAGTACATCAGGACCAGGCTTAAGGATTCAGGAACTTGGTAAGCCTGACCACATGTAG
- the LOC100831675 gene encoding transcription factor TGA2.2 isoform X3, translated as MYLDHGHGSQHASAHHQEQRQTLNIFPSQPMHVEPSPKGEISLAVLSPAPVGSKMPRSSPDHHQHQHQLQQAAMEELAGSRRQQEHHLAVQQQHQQPFAAEPAGVSKDVKPLAKKDKRGLSTSERDPKTLRRLAQNREAARKSRLRKKAYIQQLESSRIRLAQIEQELHSARAQGVFFPGSGLLTEQGVTGKGLGGIDGLSSEAAMFDVEYGRWQEEHYRVMYELRAALQQQLPEGELQMYVENCLAHHDEVVAIKDAVIKGDVFHLTSGVWRSPAERCFLWLGGFRPSEVIKMVLGHVEPLAEQQIVAVYGLQQSAAETEEALSQGLDALYQSLSDTVVSDALSCPPANVANYMGQMHVAMNKLSTLEGFVRQAENLRQQTLHRLHQVLTTRQMARSLLAVSDYFHRLRTLSSLWVTRPRPPPQDHQQPGDGAGAGGTPHSS; from the exons ATGTACCTCGACCATGGCCACGGCAGCCAGCACGCCTCCGCGCACCACCAGGAGCAACGGC AGACCCTCAACATCTTCCCTTCCCAGCCGATGCATGTGGAGCCATCACCAAAG GGGGAGATTAGCCTAGCAGTCCTGTCGCCAGCACCGGTGGGATCCAAGATGCCTAGGTCATCACCTGATCATcatcagcaccagcaccagctgcAGCAGGCAGCCATGGAGGAGTTAGCAGGGAGCAGGAGGCAGCAGGAGCATCACCTAGCGGTACAACAACAGCACCAGCAACCTTTCGCTGCCGAGCCTGCAGGAGTCAGCAAGGATGTGAAGCCGTTGGCCAAG AAGGACAAGAGGGGCTTATCGACCAGTGAACGCGACCCAAAA ACGCTGAGAAGGCTAGCCCAGAACAGGGAGGCGGCAAGGAAAAGCAGGCTCAGGAAGAAG GCTTACATCCAGCAGCTCGAGTCCAGCAGGATCAGGCTAGCTCAGATCGAACAAGAACTGCACAGTGCAAGGGCTCAG GGAGTGTTCTTCCCTGGCAGCGGCCTCCTCACCGAGCAAGGTGTCACCGGAAAAGGGCTCGGCGGCATCGATGGCCTCAGCTCCG AGGCGGCGATGTTCGACGTGGAGTACGGGCGTTGGCAGGAGGAGCACTACCGCGTGATGTACGAGCTGCGGGCggcgctgcagcagcagctgccggaGGGGGAGCTGCAGATGTACGTGGAGAACTGCCTGGCGCACCACGACGAGGTGGTGGCCATCAAGGACGCCGTCATCAAGGGCGACGTCTTCCACCTCACCTCCGGCGTCTGGAGGAGCCCCGCCGAGAGATGCTTCCTCTGGCTCGGCGGATTCCGCCCCTCTGAGGTCATCAAG ATGGTGCTGGGGCACGTGGAGCCGCTGGCGGAGCAGCAGATCGTGGCGGTGTACGGGCTGCAGcagtcggcggcggagacggaggaggcgCTGAGCCAGGGGCTGGACGCGCTCTACCAGTCGCTCTCCGACACCGTCGTCTCCGACGCGCTCAGCTGCCCGCCCGCCAACGTCGCCAACTACATGGGACAGATGCACGTCGCCATGAACAAACTCTCCACACTCGAGGGCTTCGTCCGACAG GCTGAGAACCTCCGGCAGCAGACGCTGCACCGGCTGCACCAGGTTCTGACGACGCGGCAGATGGCGCGGTCGCTGCTGGCCGTGTCCGACTACTTCCACCGCCTCCGCACGCTCAGCTCGCTCTGGGTCACCCGCCCCAGGCCGCCGCCTCAGGATCACCAGCAGCCCGGCgacggagccggagccggcggcACCCCCCACAGCAGCTAA
- the LOC100831675 gene encoding transcription factor TGA2.2 isoform X2 — protein MMMSAKEAAAASGAYDQLGDLDQALFMYLDHGHGSQHASAHHQEQRQTLNIFPSQPMHVEPSPKGEISLAVLSPAPVGSKMPRSSPDHHQHQHQLQQAAMEELAGSRRQQEHHLAVQQQHQQPFAAEPAGVSKDVKPLAKKDKRGLSTSERDPKTLRRLAQNREAARKSRLRKKAYIQQLESSRIRLAQIEQELHSARAQGVFFPGSGLLTEQGVTGKGLGGIDGLSSEAAMFDVEYGRWQEEHYRVMYELRAALQQQLPEGELQMYVENCLAHHDEVVAIKDAVIKGDVFHLTSGVWRSPAERCFLWLGGFRPSEVIKMVLGHVEPLAEQQIVAVYGLQQSAAETEEALSQGLDALYQSLSDTVVSDALSCPPANVANYMGQMHVAMNKLSTLEGFVRQAENLRQQTLHRLHQVLTTRQMARSLLAVSDYFHRLRTLSSLWVTRPRPPPQDHQQPGDGAGAGGTPHSS, from the exons ATGATGat GAGCGCCAAGGAAGCAGCAGCTGCATCAGGCGCGTATGACCAGCTGGGGGACCTGGACCAGGCCTTGTTCATGTACCTCGACCATGGCCACGGCAGCCAGCACGCCTCCGCGCACCACCAGGAGCAACGGC AGACCCTCAACATCTTCCCTTCCCAGCCGATGCATGTGGAGCCATCACCAAAG GGGGAGATTAGCCTAGCAGTCCTGTCGCCAGCACCGGTGGGATCCAAGATGCCTAGGTCATCACCTGATCATcatcagcaccagcaccagctgcAGCAGGCAGCCATGGAGGAGTTAGCAGGGAGCAGGAGGCAGCAGGAGCATCACCTAGCGGTACAACAACAGCACCAGCAACCTTTCGCTGCCGAGCCTGCAGGAGTCAGCAAGGATGTGAAGCCGTTGGCCAAG AAGGACAAGAGGGGCTTATCGACCAGTGAACGCGACCCAAAA ACGCTGAGAAGGCTAGCCCAGAACAGGGAGGCGGCAAGGAAAAGCAGGCTCAGGAAGAAG GCTTACATCCAGCAGCTCGAGTCCAGCAGGATCAGGCTAGCTCAGATCGAACAAGAACTGCACAGTGCAAGGGCTCAG GGAGTGTTCTTCCCTGGCAGCGGCCTCCTCACCGAGCAAGGTGTCACCGGAAAAGGGCTCGGCGGCATCGATGGCCTCAGCTCCG AGGCGGCGATGTTCGACGTGGAGTACGGGCGTTGGCAGGAGGAGCACTACCGCGTGATGTACGAGCTGCGGGCggcgctgcagcagcagctgccggaGGGGGAGCTGCAGATGTACGTGGAGAACTGCCTGGCGCACCACGACGAGGTGGTGGCCATCAAGGACGCCGTCATCAAGGGCGACGTCTTCCACCTCACCTCCGGCGTCTGGAGGAGCCCCGCCGAGAGATGCTTCCTCTGGCTCGGCGGATTCCGCCCCTCTGAGGTCATCAAG ATGGTGCTGGGGCACGTGGAGCCGCTGGCGGAGCAGCAGATCGTGGCGGTGTACGGGCTGCAGcagtcggcggcggagacggaggaggcgCTGAGCCAGGGGCTGGACGCGCTCTACCAGTCGCTCTCCGACACCGTCGTCTCCGACGCGCTCAGCTGCCCGCCCGCCAACGTCGCCAACTACATGGGACAGATGCACGTCGCCATGAACAAACTCTCCACACTCGAGGGCTTCGTCCGACAG GCTGAGAACCTCCGGCAGCAGACGCTGCACCGGCTGCACCAGGTTCTGACGACGCGGCAGATGGCGCGGTCGCTGCTGGCCGTGTCCGACTACTTCCACCGCCTCCGCACGCTCAGCTCGCTCTGGGTCACCCGCCCCAGGCCGCCGCCTCAGGATCACCAGCAGCCCGGCgacggagccggagccggcggcACCCCCCACAGCAGCTAA
- the LOC100831675 gene encoding transcription factor TGA2.2 isoform X1, protein MMSAAGSQSQQQEIIRQHQQQQQEMEMNISFGMSSQHHSLHHHAPPSSSSSSSMHAAAAASFMSAKEAAAASGAYDQLGDLDQALFMYLDHGHGSQHASAHHQEQRQTLNIFPSQPMHVEPSPKGEISLAVLSPAPVGSKMPRSSPDHHQHQHQLQQAAMEELAGSRRQQEHHLAVQQQHQQPFAAEPAGVSKDVKPLAKKDKRGLSTSERDPKTLRRLAQNREAARKSRLRKKAYIQQLESSRIRLAQIEQELHSARAQGVFFPGSGLLTEQGVTGKGLGGIDGLSSEAAMFDVEYGRWQEEHYRVMYELRAALQQQLPEGELQMYVENCLAHHDEVVAIKDAVIKGDVFHLTSGVWRSPAERCFLWLGGFRPSEVIKMVLGHVEPLAEQQIVAVYGLQQSAAETEEALSQGLDALYQSLSDTVVSDALSCPPANVANYMGQMHVAMNKLSTLEGFVRQAENLRQQTLHRLHQVLTTRQMARSLLAVSDYFHRLRTLSSLWVTRPRPPPQDHQQPGDGAGAGGTPHSS, encoded by the exons ATGATGAGTGCAGCAGGCAGCCAGAGCCAGCAGCAGGAGATCATCAGGCAgcatcagcaacagcagcaggagATGGAGATGAACATCTCCTTTGGGATGAGCAGCCAACACCACAGCCTGCATCACCATGCCCCtccctcctcgtcttcctcctcctccatgcacgccgccgctgccgcgagCTTCAT GAGCGCCAAGGAAGCAGCAGCTGCATCAGGCGCGTATGACCAGCTGGGGGACCTGGACCAGGCCTTGTTCATGTACCTCGACCATGGCCACGGCAGCCAGCACGCCTCCGCGCACCACCAGGAGCAACGGC AGACCCTCAACATCTTCCCTTCCCAGCCGATGCATGTGGAGCCATCACCAAAG GGGGAGATTAGCCTAGCAGTCCTGTCGCCAGCACCGGTGGGATCCAAGATGCCTAGGTCATCACCTGATCATcatcagcaccagcaccagctgcAGCAGGCAGCCATGGAGGAGTTAGCAGGGAGCAGGAGGCAGCAGGAGCATCACCTAGCGGTACAACAACAGCACCAGCAACCTTTCGCTGCCGAGCCTGCAGGAGTCAGCAAGGATGTGAAGCCGTTGGCCAAG AAGGACAAGAGGGGCTTATCGACCAGTGAACGCGACCCAAAA ACGCTGAGAAGGCTAGCCCAGAACAGGGAGGCGGCAAGGAAAAGCAGGCTCAGGAAGAAG GCTTACATCCAGCAGCTCGAGTCCAGCAGGATCAGGCTAGCTCAGATCGAACAAGAACTGCACAGTGCAAGGGCTCAG GGAGTGTTCTTCCCTGGCAGCGGCCTCCTCACCGAGCAAGGTGTCACCGGAAAAGGGCTCGGCGGCATCGATGGCCTCAGCTCCG AGGCGGCGATGTTCGACGTGGAGTACGGGCGTTGGCAGGAGGAGCACTACCGCGTGATGTACGAGCTGCGGGCggcgctgcagcagcagctgccggaGGGGGAGCTGCAGATGTACGTGGAGAACTGCCTGGCGCACCACGACGAGGTGGTGGCCATCAAGGACGCCGTCATCAAGGGCGACGTCTTCCACCTCACCTCCGGCGTCTGGAGGAGCCCCGCCGAGAGATGCTTCCTCTGGCTCGGCGGATTCCGCCCCTCTGAGGTCATCAAG ATGGTGCTGGGGCACGTGGAGCCGCTGGCGGAGCAGCAGATCGTGGCGGTGTACGGGCTGCAGcagtcggcggcggagacggaggaggcgCTGAGCCAGGGGCTGGACGCGCTCTACCAGTCGCTCTCCGACACCGTCGTCTCCGACGCGCTCAGCTGCCCGCCCGCCAACGTCGCCAACTACATGGGACAGATGCACGTCGCCATGAACAAACTCTCCACACTCGAGGGCTTCGTCCGACAG GCTGAGAACCTCCGGCAGCAGACGCTGCACCGGCTGCACCAGGTTCTGACGACGCGGCAGATGGCGCGGTCGCTGCTGGCCGTGTCCGACTACTTCCACCGCCTCCGCACGCTCAGCTCGCTCTGGGTCACCCGCCCCAGGCCGCCGCCTCAGGATCACCAGCAGCCCGGCgacggagccggagccggcggcACCCCCCACAGCAGCTAA
- the LOC106866873 gene encoding ETHYLENE INSENSITIVE 3-like 3 protein has translation MDQLAMLATEFGDSSDFEVDGITENDVSDEEIEPEELARRMWKDRVRLRRIKERQQKLALQQAELEKSKPKPISDQAMRKKMARAHDGILKYMLKLMEVCNARGFVYGIIPDKGKPVSGASDNIRAWWKEKVKFDKNGPAAIAKYDAENLVAADAQSTAVKNDHSLMDLQDATLGSLLSSLMQHCSPPQRKYPLEKGTPPPWWPSGDEEWWIALGLPSGQIAPYKKPHDLKKVWKVGVLTCVIKHMSPNFDKIRNHVRKSKCLQDKMTAKESLIWLGVLQREERLVHSIGNSVLAITYSSAPEYRNVNGNTNSSSNEYDVDGFEEAPLSASSKDDEQDLPPAAQSSEEHVSLRGRERANTKHPNQAVLKAGAKEQPNIKRARHSSTAIEHGVQRTDDAPENSRNLIPDMNRLDHVEIPGMSNQIISFTQVGVTSESLQHRGDQGHVYLPGGGANSFDNAEAANATPVSIYMGGQPVPYESSDNARSKSGNPFPLADDSGFNNLPSSYKTPLKQSLPLSRMDHHVVPAGIRAPAVNSPYGDHVIDGGNSTSVPGDMQHLIDFPFYPEQDKFVGSSFEGLPLDYISISSPIPDIDDFLLHDDDLMEYLGT, from the coding sequence ATGGATCAGCTTGCTATGCTTGCGACGGAGTTTGGTGATTCGTCGGACTTTGAGGTTGATGGCATCACTGAGAATGATGTCAGCGACGAGGAGATTGAGCCGGAGGAGCTGGCCCGGCGAATGTGGAAGGACAGGGTCAGGCTCAGGAGGATCAAGGAGAGGCAGCAGAAACTAGCTTTGCAGCAGGCTGAATTGGAGAAGTCGAAGCCGAAGCCAATATCTGACCAGGCCATGCGAAAGAAGATGGCGAGGGCGCATGATGGGATTCTCAAATACATGCTCAAGTTGATGGAGGTGTGCAATGCCCGTGGGTTTGTATATGGAATCATCCCTGACAAAGGGAAGCCTGTAAGTGGTGCTTCGGATAATATTAGAGCTTGGTGGAAGGAGAAGGTGAAGTTTGATAAGAATGGCCCTGCAGCAATTGCGAAATATGATGCTGAGAACTTGGTGGCTGCTGATGCTCAGAGCACTGCGGTCAAGAATGACCACAGCTTGATGGATCTTCAAGATGCTACTCTGGGTTCACTTCTTTCATCATTGATGCAGCACTGTAGTCCTCCCCAGCGCAAATACCCATTGGAGAAAGGCACTCCACCCCCATGGTGGCCTTCAGGGGATGAAGAATGGTGGATTGCCTTGGGACTTCCAAGCGGACAAATTGCTCCTTACAAAAAACCGCATGATCTTAAGAAGGTTTGGAAGGTCGGTGTGCTGACATGTGTGATCAAGCACATGTCCCCCAACTTCGATAAGATCAGAAACCATGTACGCAAATCCAAATGCTTGCAGGATAAAATGACTGCGAAGGAGAGCTTGATTTGGTTGGGAGTCCTACAGAGAGAGGAAAGGCTTGTTCACAGCATTGGCAATAGTGTCTTAGCGATTACTTACAGCAGTGCTCCAGAGTACAGAAATGTTAATGGGAACACAAACAGCAGCAGTAATGAGTATGATGTTGATGGTTTTGAGGAGGCTCCTCTTTCTGCATCATCTAAAGATGACGAGCAGGATCTTCCTCCGGCTGCACAGTCCAGTGAGGAGCATGTCTCATTGAGAGGCAGAGAAAGGGCCAACACCAAACATCCTAACCAGGCTGTTCTGAAGGCAGGAGCAAAAGAACAACCAAACATAAAAAGAGCACGCCACAGTTCCACTGCTATTGAGCACGGGGTACAAAGAACTGATGATGCACCAGAAAATTCAAGAAATTTGATTCCTGATATGAACAGACTAGATCATGTAGAAATTCCTGGCATGTCTAACCAGATAATCAGTTTCACTCAGGTGGGTGTAACAAGTGAATCTTTACAACACAGAGGAGATCAAGGACATGTTTatcttcctggtggtggggctAATAGCTTTGATAATGCCGAAGCTGCGAATGCTACTCCTGTAAGCATATACATGGGAGGCCAACCTGTACCATATGAAAGTAGTGATAATGCCAGGTCAAAGTCTGGAAATCCCTTTCCACTGGCTGATGATTCTGGTTTTAATAATTTGCCCAGTAGTTATAAGACACCTCTGAAACAATCACTACCATTATCTAGGATGGATCATCATGTCGTTCCCGCGGGTATCAGGGCACCTGCTGTCAACAGTCCTTATGGTGATCATGTAATTGATGGTGGAAACTCAACTTCCGTCCCTGGAGATATGCAGCACCTCATAGATTTTCCTTTCTACCCTGAGCAAGATAAGTTTGTTGGCAGTTCCTTTGAGGGGTTACCTTTGGACTATATCAGTATCAGCAGTCCGATCCCAGATATTGATGATTTTCTGCTGCATGATGATGATTTAATGGAATACCTGGGAACATAA